The Pelmatolapia mariae isolate MD_Pm_ZW linkage group LG9, Pm_UMD_F_2, whole genome shotgun sequence genome has a segment encoding these proteins:
- the LOC134634200 gene encoding uncharacterized protein LOC134634200 yields MWLRQTAAGSRFSLLQYLSLSISCSLPASYLTPPSSWFIYPPAPCFIFPSLLYHSLTDATSHHTLALSLSLSLSLSHLPAFSLAPPACRRLSVHLPRQSNNWLLSVLESSRKSGRRRRSRGGKGEEEELFCEASFARPSLAAAAAASVLLPPSAAAQRPPLSLLDAPSPAGICLHLLLRELFLELGGGGRSPPPSLPRTLSEARRIVGELRRGTTLSDRRKQAPLSPSNPSFPGLTGKSWMSTGNQNSPLLRTFGRSGRCCRAVVQRSH; encoded by the exons ATGTGGCTTAGACAGACTGCTGCTGGCTCAAGGTTTTCATTGCTGCAatacctctctctctctatctcttgCTCTCTCCCTGCATCCTACCTTACCCCACCTTCTTCCTGGTTCATCTATCCTCCTGCCCCCTGTTTTAtctttccctctctcctctATCACTCTCTCACAGATGCCACATCACACCACACACTTGcactttccctctctctctctctctctctctcccatctGCCTGCTTTCTCACTCGCTCCACCAGCTTGTCGCCGGCTGTCTGTTCATTTGCCACGGCAGAGCAACAACTGGCTTCTTTCAGTGCTGGAGAGCAGCAGGAAAAgtggaaggagaagaagaagtagaggagggaaaggagaagaagaggagctcTTTTGTGAAGCGTCCTTCGCTCGTccctctctggcagcagcagccgcagcATCCGTACTGCTGCCTCCATCAGCAGCGGCGCAGCGGCCACCGCTCTCGCTGCTGGATGCTCCGTCTCCTGCCGGGATCTGCCTCCACCTTCTCCTCAGGGAGCTCTTCCTGGAACTGGGAGGGGGAGGGAGATCACCACCTCCCAGTTTGCCACGGACCCTCAGCGAGGCAAGGAGAATTGTAGGAGAGCTGAGGAGAGGCACCACCCTGAGTGACAGGAGGAAGCAGG CCCCCCTGTCACCCTCCAACCCCTCCTTCCCAGGTCTCACGGGGAAGAGCTGGATGAGCACCGGGAACCAAAACTCCCCATTGCTTCGGACTTTCGGGAGATCTGGGCGGTGCTGCCGGGCTGTAGTCCAG AGGAGCCATTGA